Proteins encoded by one window of Tunturibacter psychrotolerans:
- a CDS encoding AEC family transporter codes for MTKVLLDTLIPIFAGLLLGYVAGRRGTMDNRNVRNLIVLVMSFAIPCALFSTIIGSSQADLLRHVPAALMITLVFCVLYLISYIWARRGLSMSLSDASVLALTIGFPNSAAIALPLFKGAYGSESTITAALSIAIGSITISPLTLALLEADKQSGGRDISIAQILRSFPHALLRPVVWAPLLALVGAFFDIHLPTFVEGTLTTLGSAATGSALVLTGLVVSAQSFRFTGGVAITTLLKLVGQPLFALCMMLLFRMDHDDLRNITVISAIPGGFFGLVFGKGFDSTPEIASSGLIGTYLFGWATLALWMLFAARLF; via the coding sequence GTGACGAAGGTTTTACTTGACACACTCATCCCGATATTCGCCGGACTGCTTCTCGGATATGTCGCAGGCCGGCGCGGTACGATGGACAACCGGAATGTCCGCAATCTGATCGTGCTGGTGATGAGCTTTGCGATTCCCTGCGCTCTGTTCTCAACGATTATTGGCTCATCGCAAGCTGATTTGCTACGCCATGTCCCCGCGGCCCTGATGATCACGCTGGTCTTCTGTGTCCTGTATCTGATTAGCTACATTTGGGCGCGCAGAGGGCTGAGCATGTCGCTTTCTGATGCCTCCGTATTAGCTCTTACCATTGGCTTCCCAAATTCGGCCGCAATCGCTCTTCCGTTATTCAAGGGAGCCTACGGTTCCGAATCGACCATCACTGCTGCATTGTCGATCGCAATCGGGTCGATCACGATCTCGCCTCTCACCTTAGCGCTTCTCGAAGCCGACAAGCAGTCCGGTGGACGCGATATCTCCATAGCGCAGATCTTGCGTAGCTTTCCTCACGCTCTTTTACGTCCGGTTGTCTGGGCCCCTCTATTGGCTTTGGTTGGAGCCTTCTTCGACATTCATCTGCCTACGTTTGTCGAAGGCACACTCACGACATTAGGCAGCGCCGCGACCGGCTCTGCGCTTGTCCTTACCGGTTTGGTCGTCTCCGCGCAGAGCTTCCGATTCACCGGCGGTGTCGCAATCACCACACTTCTAAAGCTTGTGGGACAGCCATTATTCGCCTTATGCATGATGCTGTTATTTCGGATGGATCACGACGATCTGCGGAACATCACCGTGATCAGCGCCATTCCCGGCGGTTTCTTTGGCCTAGTCTTCGGCAAAGGCTTCGATTCAACCCCGGAGATTGCCAGCTCGGGATTGATCGGTACTTATCTCTTCGGCTGGGCCACCCTGGCACTCTGGATGCTGTTTGCGGCAAGGCTCTTCTGA
- the mdcE gene encoding biotin-independent malonate decarboxylase subunit gamma, which yields MSEHIGLRGRVWFEALTGNNQPMSGDPGTVLASNSQIGDEIALFLCVIPNPSSRFPCVRDGQVGLEEAFTLAHHLRRVIAEDHEKPRAQKRTVIAIVDVKSQAYGRREETAGIFFAAAASSDAYASARMAGHPVISLVAGQAFSGGFLTHGYQANRILSFDDSGIVIHAMHKEAAARITRRSVDELEELGHQIAPMSYDVHDYARLGLLYKLLHVDDPQNPPAADVEAIKHELIGAIQDARRGATDLSSRLQSDAAKQTRKAGIAVRAALEAQWQNA from the coding sequence ATGAGTGAACACATCGGGTTGCGAGGAAGGGTTTGGTTTGAGGCGCTGACGGGTAACAATCAACCGATGTCCGGAGACCCCGGAACCGTTCTCGCTTCTAATTCTCAGATCGGCGATGAGATCGCATTGTTCCTTTGTGTCATACCTAATCCGTCCAGCCGCTTTCCGTGTGTGCGAGATGGTCAGGTGGGTCTCGAGGAAGCGTTCACCCTGGCTCATCACCTGCGTAGAGTTATAGCCGAAGATCATGAAAAGCCCAGAGCACAAAAGCGTACAGTGATCGCGATCGTCGACGTTAAGAGCCAGGCTTATGGGCGCCGCGAAGAGACGGCCGGGATATTCTTCGCCGCGGCAGCGTCCTCCGATGCCTATGCTTCGGCGCGGATGGCTGGACATCCCGTGATCTCGCTTGTCGCGGGACAAGCTTTCTCCGGCGGATTTCTTACTCATGGCTATCAAGCGAATCGCATCCTATCCTTCGATGATTCTGGCATTGTGATTCACGCGATGCACAAGGAAGCGGCGGCGAGAATCACGCGTCGCTCGGTCGATGAACTCGAAGAGCTTGGGCATCAGATTGCTCCGATGTCTTATGACGTCCACGACTACGCCAGGCTTGGACTGCTCTACAAATTGCTTCACGTGGACGATCCCCAGAATCCCCCAGCGGCCGACGTCGAAGCTATCAAGCATGAGCTGATCGGCGCTATTCAGGATGCACGCCGCGGTGCAACCGACCTCAGCAGCCGGCTTCAGTCCGATGCTGCTAAGCAGACGCGGAAGGCTGGGATTGCCGTCCGCGCTGCGCTGGAAGCACAGTGGCAGAACGCATAG
- a CDS encoding biotin-independent malonate decarboxylase subunit beta — translation MSQTSIIPEFVSRKSFIELDGRKRAQSLFDEGTWKELVDPFERRESPWLPMQGIAPQFDDGCIVIKGRIGGMPAVAIALEGAFQGGSIGEISGAKMAAALDLATKDSVAGKRTAAILLLETGGVRLQEANLGLAAVAEVISSVLALRPHAPVITLIAGTVGCFGGMSLAAGVSSYVVMTREARLGLNGPEVIEQESGIDEFDSSDRALIWAIHGGEQRVGMGLADALVEDDVEKIKATIRKYVQADLLPEYRSQQVELYRDRIAALDTSAQIDPISLRREWNNTTTGGLR, via the coding sequence ATGAGCCAGACAAGTATCATTCCGGAATTCGTAAGCCGTAAAAGCTTCATTGAACTTGACGGCCGCAAACGGGCCCAGAGCCTGTTCGACGAGGGCACCTGGAAGGAACTGGTTGACCCTTTCGAACGAAGGGAGTCTCCGTGGCTGCCAATGCAAGGCATCGCGCCACAGTTTGACGACGGTTGCATCGTGATCAAGGGTAGGATCGGCGGCATGCCCGCTGTCGCCATCGCCCTGGAAGGAGCCTTTCAGGGCGGCAGTATCGGAGAAATCTCCGGTGCAAAGATGGCCGCGGCCCTTGATCTCGCCACCAAAGACTCAGTAGCTGGTAAAAGGACAGCTGCCATTCTTTTGCTCGAGACCGGCGGAGTTCGTCTGCAGGAAGCCAATCTTGGATTAGCGGCTGTAGCCGAAGTGATCTCGTCAGTGCTCGCCTTACGTCCACATGCTCCAGTGATTACCTTGATTGCCGGCACAGTTGGCTGCTTCGGGGGCATGTCCCTTGCAGCCGGAGTATCGAGCTACGTTGTGATGACACGCGAGGCGCGACTCGGTCTCAATGGCCCTGAGGTCATCGAGCAGGAGTCGGGTATTGACGAATTCGATTCCTCCGACAGAGCGCTCATCTGGGCCATTCACGGTGGAGAACAGCGTGTTGGGATGGGCCTGGCCGATGCCCTCGTCGAAGATGACGTCGAGAAGATCAAAGCCACAATCCGTAAATACGTCCAGGCTGATCTTCTACCCGAATACAGAAGCCAACAAGTAGAGCTCTACCGCGATCGAATCGCTGCCCTGGATACGTCTGCGCAGATCGATCCAATTAGCCTGCGCCGGGAATGGAACAACACAACAACGGGAGGGCTGCGATGA
- a CDS encoding malonate decarboxylase subunit delta: MEQIEFDYPAAKRRITKRAHIGVVGSGDMEVLMEPAQSEGAHVSITTSVDGFQSSWKAVFDRFFSKFDGAVRIRINDAGATPGSVMLRLEQAVEVISQ; encoded by the coding sequence ATGGAGCAAATTGAGTTCGACTATCCGGCGGCAAAACGTCGCATCACGAAGAGGGCTCATATTGGAGTCGTCGGCTCCGGTGATATGGAAGTTCTCATGGAGCCGGCACAGAGCGAAGGTGCCCACGTCTCGATCACGACGAGCGTAGATGGCTTTCAGAGTTCCTGGAAGGCTGTATTCGATCGCTTCTTCTCAAAGTTCGACGGAGCCGTACGCATCCGGATCAACGATGCCGGCGCAACTCCAGGAAGCGTCATGCTTCGGCTGGAACAAGCGGTGGAGGTGATAAGTCAATGA
- a CDS encoding triphosphoribosyl-dephospho-CoA synthase codes for MANVLPILRQVAPVREVFAAEHLAELARQALVAEAELTPKPGLVDRRGTGAHSDLSLDLMRRSASAIAPFFADMATAAQSMPFSNALRTEVAAIGRAAEFAMLQVTGGSNSHKGAIWILGLLVTAAGQDIESNPDTIAKGAGLLASLPDSVRPQLVSHGDMVRARYGVTGARGEAIANFPHIVHVGLPALLAARKKGCTETNSRLSALLDIMARLDDTCVLYRGGAEGLTIVQKGASDILHAGGPGSAAGDQAMLQLDHELFIRTISPGGSADILAATLFLDALERGQYAVQEDNSLSEGDPYGAN; via the coding sequence ATGGCAAACGTACTTCCAATTCTTCGACAGGTCGCACCTGTTCGAGAAGTGTTTGCCGCCGAGCATCTCGCGGAATTGGCACGGCAGGCGCTGGTCGCCGAAGCTGAACTCACTCCGAAGCCAGGGCTGGTGGATCGAAGAGGAACTGGAGCGCACTCCGATCTTTCGTTAGATCTTATGCGGCGATCTGCGTCAGCGATAGCTCCCTTCTTTGCAGATATGGCGACGGCTGCGCAATCCATGCCATTCAGCAATGCATTGCGTACCGAGGTTGCCGCCATCGGACGCGCTGCTGAATTCGCGATGCTTCAGGTAACTGGTGGAAGCAACTCCCACAAAGGAGCGATCTGGATTCTGGGCCTGCTGGTAACGGCAGCAGGCCAGGACATCGAATCAAATCCGGACACGATCGCGAAAGGTGCCGGCCTTCTGGCATCTTTGCCGGATAGCGTTCGCCCCCAACTGGTATCGCACGGCGACATGGTTCGAGCCCGTTATGGCGTGACCGGAGCGCGCGGTGAAGCCATTGCAAACTTTCCCCACATCGTTCACGTCGGCCTCCCCGCTCTGCTTGCGGCAAGAAAGAAAGGCTGCACAGAAACGAATAGCAGATTGTCAGCGCTTCTCGACATCATGGCTCGCCTCGATGATACCTGCGTTCTTTATCGTGGCGGGGCGGAGGGACTGACAATCGTACAGAAGGGCGCTTCAGACATTCTGCACGCAGGCGGTCCCGGAAGCGCCGCTGGAGATCAGGCAATGCTCCAGCTCGATCACGAACTTTTTATCCGAACCATTTCTCCGGGGGGCAGTGCGGATATTCTGGCCGCCACTCTCTTTTTGGACGCCCTGGAACGAGGTCAATATGCAGTGCAAGAGGACAATAGTCTTTCGGAGGGAGATCCCTATGGAGCAAATTGA
- the mdcA gene encoding malonate decarboxylase subunit alpha has product MKTNFSLSEQTQQQRPVSWTTRRDEKARRMQSVEPWMKGPVLAQEKIVEALESVIASGDRIVMEGDNQKQADFLSRSLVQVDAKKIRDLHLIISSISRPEHLTLFELGIAKKVDFAFAGPQSLRVAQLLEDGVLEIGAIHTYVELYARLLVDLVPNVVLVCAEQADQEGNLFTGPNTEDTPVIVEAAAFHDAIVIVQVNQIVDKLPRVDIPASWVDIVVEADKPFAVEPLFTRDPRHITELQILTGMMVIRGVYERHQVQSLNHGIGFDTAAIELLLPTYGESLGLRGKICRHFALNPHPTLIPAIESGWVQSVHSFGSEVGMDDYIRARPDIFFNGRDGSLRSNRVLCQLAGQYAVDAFIGATLQMDGDANSSTVTTGRLAGFGGAPNMGHDPHGRRHSTPAWLDLKTDPSPNARGRKLVVQTLETFSKGGVPAFVETLDAVEVGKKAGMPITPIMIYGDDVSHVVTEEGIAYLYKTEGIEERRRALAAVAGISPVGLNAKPAETAELRRKGIVAYPEDIGVQRLQANRALLAARSMEDLVAWSGGLYQPPAKFRSW; this is encoded by the coding sequence ATGAAAACAAACTTCAGCTTGAGTGAGCAGACGCAACAGCAGCGTCCGGTCTCCTGGACGACTCGTCGCGATGAGAAAGCGCGACGCATGCAGTCAGTCGAGCCATGGATGAAGGGGCCAGTATTAGCACAGGAAAAGATCGTTGAAGCCCTTGAGTCGGTCATAGCATCGGGTGACAGAATCGTCATGGAGGGTGACAATCAGAAACAAGCCGACTTTTTGTCCCGGTCCCTTGTGCAGGTCGATGCGAAGAAGATCCGCGACCTTCACCTCATCATTTCAAGCATCAGCCGGCCCGAGCATCTGACACTCTTTGAGCTCGGTATCGCGAAGAAAGTGGACTTCGCGTTTGCGGGACCCCAGAGCCTTCGAGTAGCCCAGCTTCTGGAGGATGGCGTCCTCGAGATCGGTGCAATTCACACTTATGTTGAGCTTTATGCCCGACTACTCGTTGACCTTGTCCCTAACGTCGTATTGGTATGCGCCGAACAGGCTGACCAGGAAGGAAACCTGTTTACAGGCCCAAACACTGAAGATACGCCGGTGATTGTGGAGGCCGCAGCCTTTCACGATGCGATTGTTATCGTCCAGGTAAACCAGATCGTTGACAAGCTCCCACGCGTAGACATTCCAGCGTCCTGGGTGGACATTGTTGTGGAAGCCGACAAACCCTTCGCAGTCGAGCCGCTCTTTACCCGCGACCCTCGCCACATCACTGAGCTTCAAATCCTTACCGGAATGATGGTCATTCGTGGTGTCTATGAACGGCACCAGGTCCAGTCGCTCAATCACGGCATCGGCTTCGATACCGCGGCCATCGAACTGTTGCTGCCGACGTATGGAGAGTCGTTGGGACTGCGCGGGAAAATCTGCCGGCACTTCGCGCTCAATCCGCATCCGACGCTTATCCCGGCCATCGAGAGCGGCTGGGTCCAGAGCGTCCACTCATTTGGCAGCGAAGTCGGCATGGATGACTACATTCGCGCCAGACCCGATATCTTCTTTAACGGCCGTGACGGAAGTCTCCGCTCCAACCGTGTGTTGTGCCAGCTTGCCGGACAGTACGCGGTCGACGCCTTTATCGGTGCAACCCTGCAGATGGATGGCGATGCCAATTCATCGACCGTAACAACTGGCCGTCTGGCCGGTTTCGGGGGCGCGCCGAATATGGGACATGACCCCCACGGGCGCCGTCATTCGACACCTGCGTGGCTCGACCTCAAAACGGACCCGAGCCCGAACGCTCGCGGCAGAAAACTTGTCGTCCAGACTCTGGAGACCTTCTCCAAAGGTGGAGTTCCTGCCTTCGTCGAAACGCTCGATGCGGTTGAAGTTGGAAAGAAAGCTGGCATGCCCATCACGCCGATCATGATCTATGGCGATGATGTCAGCCATGTCGTCACTGAGGAAGGGATCGCTTACCTCTATAAGACGGAAGGAATCGAGGAGCGCCGTCGAGCATTAGCAGCCGTTGCAGGCATTAGCCCCGTTGGTCTGAATGCTAAGCCCGCGGAGACGGCTGAACTTCGTCGCAAAGGCATTGTTGCATACCCGGAAGACATTGGAGTGCAGCGGCTCCAGGCAAATCGCGCCCTTCTCGCGGCCCGCAGTATGGAAGACCTGGTCGCCTGGTCCGGTGGTCTGTATCAACCTCCCGCAAAGTTCAGGAGCTGGTAA
- a CDS encoding RNA polymerase sigma factor produces MTQPILANNETVISHSLKEMSDEWLVVAAQDGNVNAFAELRDRHFRAILRTTYRITRNREDSEDALQDSFLKAFTHLNSFEGRSSFSLWITRIAINTSLTILRKKRANNDQSIDVDDNCCGSDDRWEMRDLREDPERVYTRHERSELLREAIVRLRPYLRNAVELRYSQEYSMQEIADSLGISKASAKSRLLRARLSLRTLLRDNNLKSYQTINLLTVHEISILWKASADARVSDLLEN; encoded by the coding sequence ATGACTCAACCAATACTGGCAAACAACGAAACTGTAATCAGCCACAGTTTAAAGGAGATGAGCGACGAGTGGTTGGTCGTGGCCGCACAAGACGGAAATGTCAACGCCTTCGCTGAACTCAGAGACCGTCACTTCCGTGCAATCCTGCGAACGACATATCGGATCACCAGAAACCGGGAAGATTCGGAGGATGCACTCCAGGATTCTTTTCTTAAGGCATTTACTCATCTGAATAGTTTTGAAGGCAGATCCAGTTTTTCGTTGTGGATCACCAGAATCGCAATCAACACGTCGCTTACGATTTTGAGAAAGAAACGCGCAAACAATGACCAGTCGATCGACGTTGACGACAATTGTTGCGGATCCGATGATAGATGGGAAATGCGGGACCTCAGGGAAGATCCTGAGCGCGTCTATACGAGACACGAAAGATCGGAATTGCTCAGGGAAGCAATTGTTCGGTTGCGTCCGTATCTTCGAAATGCAGTGGAACTTCGATATTCGCAGGAGTATTCAATGCAGGAGATAGCTGATTCTCTCGGCATTTCCAAGGCGTCTGCTAAATCGCGACTCTTGCGTGCGAGGTTGTCCTTGCGCACCTTATTACGCGATAACAACCTGAAGTCTTATCAGACGATCAATCTGCTGACCGTTCATGAGATATCAATCTTGTGGAAAGCCAGTGCGGATGCGAGAGTGTCCGATTTGCTAGAAAATTAG
- a CDS encoding alpha/beta hydrolase has protein sequence MVNKFALFATMLCAAALSSTPKLQAQKSEVKNIVLVHGAWADGSGWKGVYNILVRDGFNVSIAQEPETSFHDDVTAVKRILALQDGPSILVAHSYGGSVITEAGTDPSVAGLVYVAAHMPDAGENEGDDGKRFPSDLGKSSALKKTPDGFTYLDPAQFREYFAADLSAEQAAFMARSQVLNAAENFKAVITTAAWRSKPSWMLVASKDRTINPDLERWYAKRAHSHTVEVAGASHCVYVSHPKEVAVVIENAARAVSK, from the coding sequence ATGGTCAATAAATTTGCCCTATTCGCCACGATGTTGTGTGCTGCTGCCTTATCGAGCACACCGAAGTTACAAGCTCAGAAGTCTGAAGTGAAGAACATCGTCCTCGTCCACGGTGCCTGGGCGGACGGTTCGGGATGGAAAGGCGTCTACAACATTCTCGTCAGGGACGGCTTCAATGTCAGCATCGCCCAAGAGCCGGAGACGTCCTTCCACGATGATGTGACCGCCGTGAAGCGGATCCTCGCGCTGCAAGACGGACCGAGCATCCTTGTCGCCCACAGCTATGGGGGATCCGTGATTACGGAAGCAGGCACGGATCCATCAGTTGCCGGATTGGTGTACGTTGCAGCGCACATGCCAGACGCTGGGGAAAACGAAGGAGACGACGGGAAGCGCTTTCCGAGTGACCTCGGCAAGTCTAGTGCGCTCAAGAAGACGCCAGATGGATTCACGTACCTCGATCCCGCGCAGTTTCGTGAGTACTTTGCAGCCGATCTTTCTGCGGAGCAGGCGGCATTCATGGCGCGATCGCAGGTACTCAACGCGGCGGAGAATTTCAAGGCAGTCATCACGACGGCGGCGTGGAGAAGCAAACCAAGCTGGATGTTGGTAGCGTCAAAAGACAGAACCATCAACCCTGACCTTGAACGATGGTATGCCAAGCGAGCTCATAGCCACACGGTCGAAGTCGCGGGCGCCAGCCATTGCGTCTATGTGTCGCATCCCAAGGAAGTTGCAGTTGTAATTGAGAATGCTGCACGTGCGGTCTCGAAGTAG